A region of Drosophila suzukii chromosome 2L, CBGP_Dsuzu_IsoJpt1.0, whole genome shotgun sequence DNA encodes the following proteins:
- the Cda5 gene encoding mucin-3A isoform X2, giving the protein MHQNKAFLNGNGNCNCHCCGSAAPRPAPPALFDLSLPIVTVTTTRNTCNMEYLSGRLSILWLLGLSLLLFKTGSTEAQSKRASRVTSSRSFGTNVKPTSSNGISFDCPEEFGYYPHPSDCTQYYVCVFGGALLESCTGGLMYSHELQTCDWPRNVGCELVDTSSERGPARSQGQSQTHTQAQHVPSRVRFGAAFSSPGGTQKAPTVAPQYHRSPPQVIQAQVQHIPPPPPELRVPPNPVITSRGQPKPLIESQEDIAKLYAEAQETLPPVEEEESDRQQRVYRGQPSTVSQVQRDRDGIIHQASINAIPQSGKIASYAFGTAYSESLDDDKNELSHNRLDGGRRRKRRDLTVQLTEIALTKPAGIGNFNDSNSSSEVMDPDTTSALPDSSEISNSSNNSKERFEEAAPAVKLRKYSSKISQPKGETAMEFDYEQIANEDGELLDEGEGEDDVATGESKRRPRQLRPISHTSSKWPGQNYRAIDAPHPPQYSQQTGYSFGTYNPYLSPPNPANTQPLYGNHNYNQLTPGYQSYLHQQQQVAPAGPHPQQKPKVVYTGYNLSLPPPPLEDDFRPISGSYYGAAGTGPSSPRPHNIQQQHSNAGDLLPYLIQQLKELKERRKNLQAENFAYFHLDNQPVSPASVSGATSVPTASTAHYSSVDPSRPAQQVTPNGQYSTMGGFYNNQKPDQAPYTVNYPGKLVSHYSIGSDDGQRSTTESNYFQYNIVANQKMKGVLSTAKPSQLGLAAFKVRPPVTPLQVTQSINVVSPPNLAYNRPNSLQQVPFRDFSHLPVGISYATNSTMPESYQTFTKSISTTEAPQGDLPNSKSKLTNFQFNIHEFMANLKASDLSSVNPAVNPLIKYFKQVSSDGNRNSTLRNTLVPRRPVPGSTSSASTTTSTTQTPTTPSSLASKTRFRAKLTVPTPTTPTTTRALKGYENFIKGIQNQLNKQTSSQIPASSTSPSTLRVPTTTTLETVDYYDEDYEEDEDILPPSQMPPYMPMSETMAPPRPELPTAAPFTESPGKARPNFQTGFLEATTTRRPFPNFSQLNQPGAEAGVPSFISFPSDIFQELKQRLPHLPETSTPQISTKVTTTPRSMRPSSNPRPIPSSTAPTTTRVRYTVRPHKRGQQKWMTMSPVQGQKDVKNLTENEPEILGSSKQSNLGGLQLNSIHVGSGEERHRDIEYQQQQQQDQQQPSVPQYQPTVRQQQPHSTYRPLELSATPTPPQKSSYSNQQTLAYSSDYDEDINAQIEQENLYDQPTRSPQSSKAHAIKPYKQHVPNKSKTTTQASSTPPTTTPSSIPPPNPTTYSSNPFLKSKLQNLAKSLVHFVSNSQTKGNTTGFRQVKNLTSFDHQPTIPEPVPDQVPAQTFSPVPEPSSTQWPLVEDHVETVFDESQNVHVQTAEPPRSRSFETSTSAKFLDFINAAAYGTSPRGNLLNAVPNKFVGRDFPYRERDYSFESSSKEPELQRKRIQTYITSDVAPESFKVPANGEVRPQPEGMESASTTRPSKPIKHSLQSGSHGFSLRVEQNESESNVSEPIFAEKKSQPSTTTAKSPTTPVDSSQEYVDIIPTTYAPPLRIWRNGRPTIQQAYYRPTTTSSSTTTTSTTTSTSPPTTSNDNVHSSSTIRTTTTPRALGPPSTERYVVPGQTYTARANYFKDTLNRVTANPATRFVSPYKSLENLLQEDRQHQYHQLRTTARPRYTNAPAFPPFLHTTSKPAKNLFMTTAIRNTSQDVLATMATGNARNFSVSDAILSTFSPQRPAPSMLRTTTMATTTSTSTEPLPPEMTTTAAPTTVSAVIASSPIRVSQSPMRPRGRSRYTAATLNNVGDSVDEPTTYAPKFRLPAGFETSQFPKRKPQRVRVISNQRTSFGEPTAKPHEKYEAYKAALQAKDSAYSSHSALSKSLKHKSIENEASVADEPRAEALISQPLEARQQNSLEQGGTAIAFSSTEHVVAITDRPTVKFLYSNKYRQQTAERTLAESLQNAGYIASANGPAQKFRSANVLDQLRQFLAGSDSTSNSDESGTSQFVDEYSLPEIKAAVDEIKQLYMVTDRPATSTLQTSTTTLRPTTTPIIPPSALRSTTATVTSSVRQEANQSKAYSFPSTLKVLSTDSALTARATQSTPDVSTTRTPKDPPVYPTPAPNISTATATPSPFAPHTARASRVNNVIKSSIAAAALGPSTSTYQPPVSAGKAQKLQFGFAPNNKNHQISSNHKGAAASASVKCSDSTLNAKCNEIPLRNNNRNRGNAMYANQDRDVLSTPNRGTHPPRTRPTLKPSGTIVSKAQEFVDIYRYPPTRPDPIYPQPTPDKTAAKCRKDVCLLPDCYCGGKDIPGDLPVESIPQIVLLTFDDSVNDLNKQLYTDLFEKGRVNPNGCPITATFYVSHEWTDYSQVQNLYADGHEMASHTVSHSFGEQFSQKKWTREIAGQREILAAYGGVKLSDVRGMRAPFLSVGGNKMYKMLYDSNFTYDSSMPVYENRPPSWPYTLDYKIFHDCMIPPCPTRSYPGVWQVPMVMWQDLNGGRCSMGDACSNPSDADGVTKMIMKNFERHYTTNRAPFGLFYHAAWFTQPHHKEGFIKFLDAINAMQDVWIITNWQALQWVRDPTPTSRINSFQPFQCDYSDRPKRCNNPKVCNLWHKSGVRYMKTCQPCPDIYPWTGKSGIRSSRIDNEVEEPAA; this is encoded by the exons GATCCACAGAGGCACAGAGCAAACGAGCCTCACGCGTCACCAGTTCCCGTAGCTTTGGCACGAACGTCAAGCCCACAAGCTCCAATGGCATTAGCTTCGACTGCCCCGAGGAGTTCGGATACTACCCGCACCCCTCGGACTGCACCCAATACTACGTGTGCGTCTTCGGAGGAGCGCTGCTCGAGAGCTGCACTGGCGGCCTCATGTACTCGCACGAGCTGCAGACCTGCGATTGGCCCCGGAACGTGGGCTGCGAGTTGGTGGACACTTCATCGGAGCGCGGTCCCGCACGTAGCCAGGGCCAGAGCCAAACGCACACCCAGGCGCAGCATGTTCCCAGTAGAGTGCGCTTTGGAGCCGCTTTCAGCAGCCCTGGCGGCACTCAGAAGGCGCCCACTGTGGCCCCACAGTACCACCGCTCTCCGCCACAGGTCATCCAGGCGCAGGTGCAACACATACCTCCTCCGCCACCGGAGCTGCGAGTGCCACCCAACCCGGTGATCACGTCGCGGGGTCAACCAAAACCACTGATCGAGTCCCAGGAGGACATTGCGAAG CTGTATGCCGAAGCGCAAGAGACTTTGCCGCCTGTAGAAGAAGAGGAGTCCGATCGTCAGCAGAGAGTGTACCGCGGCCAACCTAGTACCGTCAGTCAAGTGCAGCGCGACCGCGATGGTATTATTCACCAGGCCAGTATCAATGCCATTCCTCAATCTGGCAAAATCGCATCGTACGCTTTTGGAACGGCCTACAG CGAAAGCTTGGACGACGACAAAAACGAACTGTCCCATAACCGACTCGATGGAGGTAGGCGACGCAAACGTCGCGATCTTACCGTGCAACTCACGGAAATTGCGCTCACAAAGCCTGCAGGAATAGGTAATTTTAACGACTCTAATAGTTCGAGCGAAGTGATGGATCCCGATACCACTAGCGCACTTCCAGATAGTAGTGAAATCTCAAATAGCTCAAACAATTCAAAAGAACGCTTCGAAGAGGCCGCTCCGGCTGTTAAGCTACGTAAATACTCTTCAAAGATCAGTCAACCTAAAGGCGAAACCGCCATGGAGTTCGACTACGAGCAGATTGCTAATGAAGACGGGGAGTTGTTGGACGAAGGGGAAGGCGAGGATGATGTAGCCACGGGGGAGTCAAAGAGACGACCCCGTCAATTGCGACCCATTTCACATACCTCTTCCAAATGGCCGGGACAAAATTACCGTGCTATCGACGCACCCCATCCCCCACAGTACTCGCAGCAAACAGGATACAGCTTTGGAACTTACAATCCGTATCTCTCGCCTCCCAACCCTGCCAATACACAACCGTTATACGGCAACCACAATTACAATCAGTTAACTCCTGGCTACCAATCCTACCtgcaccagcaacagcaagtTGCTCCCGCTGGTCCACACCCCCAGCAAAAGCCTAAAGTGGTGTACACTGGCTACAATCTGTCGTTGCCTCCGCCGCCGCTGGAGGACGATTTTCGGCCAATTTCTGGCAGCTACTACGGTGCGGCCGGCACAGGCCCAAGCAGTCCGCGGCCCCACAATATCCAGCAGCAGCACTCAAACGCGGGTGACCTTCTCCCCTACCTTATACAACAGCTGAAGGAGCTAAAAGAGCGGCGCAAGAATCTGCAGGCGGAAAACTTTGCCTACTTCCATCTGGACAATCAGCCGGTAAGCCCGGCCTCCGTTTCAGGAGCCACTTCCGTGCCCACAGCCAGCACCGCCCACTATTCCTCAGTTGATCCGTCAAGGCCCGCACAACAGGTTACTCCAAATGGTCAGTACAGCACCATGGGCGGATTCTATAACAACCAGAAACCGGACCAGGCCCCCTACACTGTTAACTATCCCGGCAAGTTGGTCTCCCACTACAGCATTGGTTCTGATGATGGACAGCGTAGCACGACGGAGAGCAACTACTTTCAGTATAACATCGTAGCCAACCAGAAGATGAAGGGTGTCCTTAGCACCGCCAAGCCTAGCCAGCTCGGGCTCGCTGCCTTCAAAGTTAGGCCTCCCGTTACGCCGCTGCAGGTGACTCAGAGCATTAATGTAGTATCACCCCCAAATCTGGCGTACAACAGACCCAATAGTCTGCAGCAGGTTCCGTTTCGTGACTTCTCGCACCTTCCCGTAGGAATTAGTTACGCCACCAACAGCACTATGCCAGAATCCTACCAGACCTTCACCAAGTCAATCAGCACCACAGAGGCGCCGCAGGGCGATCTTCCCAATAGCAAGTCGAAGCTGACCAACTTTCAGTTCAATATCCATGAGTTTATGGCTAACCTTAAGGCCAGCGATCTGTCTAGTGTCAACCCGGCCGTAAATCCGTTGATAAAATACTTCAAGCAAGTCAGTAGCGACGGAAATAGAAATAGCACCTTGCGCAATACGCTGGTGCCTCGACGTCCTGTACCAGGAAGTACAAGTTCAGCTAGCACCACAACCTCGACCACCCAGACTCCGACCACGCCAAGTTCTTTGGCGTCCAAAACTCGCTTCAGAGCCAAGTTGACAGTGCCTACGCCTACCACACCAACCACAACGAGGGCTCTGAAGGGGTACGAAAATTTCATCAAGGGCATACAGAACCAACTCAACAAGCAGACCTCTAGCCAAATTCCCGCCTCCAGCACTTCCCCAAGCACTCTGCGAGTGCCGACCACCACGACTCTCGAAACCGTCGACTATTATGACGAAGATTACGAAGAGGATGAGGACATACTGCCTCCGTCTCAAATGCCTCCTTATATGCCCATGTCCGAGACCATGGCCCCTCCCCGCCCCGAACTGCCTACAGCGGCACCCTTCACCGAGTCTCCAGGAAAAGCGAGACCAAACTTCCAGACAGGATTCCTGGAGGCTACGACTACACGCCGTCCGTTTCCTAACTTCTCGCAGCTAAACCAACCAGGTGCCGAGGCCGGCGTGCCTTCCTTTATTAGCTTTCCCAGCGATATTTTCCAAGAGCTGAAGCAGCGGTTGCCTCATCTTCCCGAAACCAGCACCCCACAAATCAGTACCAAGGTAACCACGACTCCACGCAGCATGCGTCCGTCTTCCAATCCGAGGCCAATCCCCTCCAGTACGGCGCCGACAACGACTCGAGTGCGTTACACAGTGCGGCCGCATAAGCGAGGACAACAGAAGTGGATGACGATGTCACCGGTCCAGGGACAAAAGGATGTAAAGAACCTTACCGAGAATGAACCCGAAATCTTAGGCTCTAGCAAGCAGAGTAACCTGGGCGGCCTGCAACTAAATTCCATACATGTGGGCTCAGGCGAAGAACGACACAG GGATATAGAataccaacagcagcagcaacaggacCAGCAGCAGCCATCTGTCCCCCAGTACCAACCAACAGTGCGCCAACAGCAGCCGCACTCAACCTACCGCCCCTTAGAGCTCTCGGCTACACCGACACCCCCACAGAAGTCATCTTACAGCAACCAGCAGACTTTGGCCTACTCCTCAGACTACGATGAGGACATTAATGCGCAG ATCGAACAGGAAAATTTGTACGATCAGCCCACACGTTCACCGCAGAG CTCGAAAGCGCATGCAATTAAGCCTTATAAACAACATGTTCCCAACAAATCAAAGACAACTACACAAGCTTCCAGTACCCCACCCACCACCACGCCCAGCTCCATACCTCCCCCGAATCCCACGACCTATAGTTCAAATCCCTTCCTTAAATCGAAACTTCAAAATCTGGCCAAGTCACTGGTACACTTTGTCTCAAACAGCCAGACCAAAGGCAATACTACTGGCTTTCGTCAAGTTAAAAACCTGACAAGCTTTGATCACCAACCCACAATTCCGGAACCAGTCCCTGACCAAGTTCCCGCCCAAACATTTTCCCCAGTCCCCGAGCCTTCGTCCACGCAATGGCCCCTAGTTGAGGATCACGTTGAGACTGTCTTTGATGAGAGTCAGAACGTTCATGTTCAGACGGCTGAACCGCCAAGGAGTCGCTCTTTCGAAACCAGCACCTCGGCCAAATTCCTGGACTTTATTAATGCCGCCGCTTATGGTACCAGTCCGCGTGGGAACCTCCTGAATGCTGTGCCAAATAAATTTGTGGGAAGGGATTTTCCCTATCGAGAAAGAGATTATTCATTCGAGTCAAGCTCAAAGGAACCAGAACTGCAGCGTAAACGTATTCAGACCTACATCACTTCCGACGTGGCGCCTGAGAGTTTCAAAGTTCCGGCAAATGGTGAAGTGCGACCACAGCCGGAAGGAATGGAAAGCGCAAGTACAACGCGACCCAGTAAGCCAATAAAACACAGCCTTCAAAGTGGATCACATGGTTTTAGTTTGCGTGTGGAACAGAATGAAAGCGAAAGTAATGTGTCTGAGCCAATTTTTGCGGAGAAAAAGAGTCAGCCGTCCACCACAACAGCAAAGAGCCCAACAACACCGGTCGACTCATCTCAGGAATATGTGGACATCATACCCACAACATACGCCCCACCTCTTCGCATTTGGCGTAACGGAAGACCCACCATTCAACAGGCATATTACAGGCCAACCACCACAAGTTCTAGCACAACCACCACTAGTACCACTACAAGCACATCACCTCCTACCACCTCAAATGATAACGTTCATTCGAGCAGTACCATTAGGACTACTACAACACCAAGGGCTCTGGGCCCTCCCAGCACCGAACGCTATGTTGTACCGGGACAAACTTACACGGCCCGAGCCAATTACTTCAAAGATACCCTAAATCGCGTTACTGCTAACCCGGCAACGCGTTTTGTCTCTCCGTACAAAAGTCTAGAGAACTTGCTCCAGGAAGATCGCCAGCACCAGTACCACCAACTGCGGACAACAGCTAGGCCGCGCTACACAAATGCACCTGCTTTCCCGCCCTTCCTCCATACTACTTCAAAGCCGGCAAAAAATCTTTTCATGACCACAGCTATTAGAAACACCAGTCAAGATGTTTTGGCCACAATGGCGACAGGAAACGCACGTAACTTTAGCGTTAGCGACGCAATACTCAGCACATTTAGTCCTCAGCGACCAGCGCCGAGTATGCTGCGAACCACCACTATGGCAACAACAACTTCTACTAGCACTGAACCACTTCCGCCGGAAATGACTACTACTGCTGCTCCTACGACCGTTTCAGCCGTGATCGCTTCTTCGCCCATCCGCGTATCACAGTCCCCAATGCGTCCCCGTGGCCGCTCTCGCTATACGGCGGCCACTCTAAACAATGTCGGGGACAGCGTAGACGAGCCCACGACGTATGCACCCAAGTTTAGGTTACCCGCCGGCTTTGAGACCAGCCAGTTTCCGAAACGCAAGCCTCAACGCGTTCGAGTGATTAGTAATCAGCGGACTTCCTTTGGGGAGCCAACAGCTAAGCCGCACGAAAAGTATGAAGCCTACAAAGCTGCTTTGCAGGCCAAGGATTCCGCTTATAGCTCCCACAGTGCTTTGAGCAAGTCCCTAAAACACAAGTCTATCGAGAATGAAGCCAGCGTTGCAGACGAGCCACGGGCCGAGGCTTTGATCAGCCAGCCGTTGGAGGCCAGGCAGCAAAACAGCTTAGAGCAGGGTGGGACTGCGATAGCCTTCAGCTCCACCGAACATGTGGTGGCGATTACAGACCGTCCAACTGTCAAGTTTCTTTACTCTAACAAATACCGCCAGCAAACGGCGGAACGCACTTTGGCAGAGAGTCTTCAGAACGCTGGGTACATAGCATCAGCTAACGGGCCAGCACAGAAGTTCCGATCCGCCAACGTCCTTGATCAGCTGAGGCAGTTCCTTGCGGGCAGTGATAGTACCAGCAACAGCGATGAGAGCGGCACCTCCCAATTTGTTGACGAGTATTCATTGCCCGAGATAAAGGCCGCAGTCGATGAGATCAAGCAACTTTACATGGTCACTGATCGACCTGCAACGAGCACTTTACAAACTAGCACGACTACGCTGCGTCCTACCACTACGCCGATTATCCCGCCATCTGCACTCCGATCCACCACAGCAACCGTTACCTCGTCAGTGCGTCAAGAAGCAAACCAATCCAAAGCATACTCCTTTCCCTCCACTTTAAAAGTCTTAAGCACCGATTCCGCTCTAACTGCAAGAGCCACCCAGAGCACCCCCGACGTTAGTACCACTAGAACGCCGAAAGACCCACCTGTTTACCCGACCCCCGCCCCCAACATTTCCACCGCTACAGCAACACCCTCTCCATTTGCACCGCACACTGCGCGCGCTTCGAGGGTTAACAATGTCATAAAGTCGTCGATTGCTGCCGCTGCCCTAGGCCCTAGCACCTCAACCTATCAGCCACCAGTGTCAGCGGGTAAAGCCCAAAAGCTCCAATTCGGCTTCGCCCCCAACAATAAAAACCACCAAATAAGCAGCAACCATAAAGGCGCAGCAGCTTCAGCCTCTGTGAAGTGCTCCGACAGCACACTAAACGCCAAATGCAACGAGATTCCTTTAAG AAACAACAATAGAAACCGGGGAAATGCGATGTACGCCAATCAGGATCGAGACGTACTTTCTACGCCGAATCGTGGAACTCACCCACC aCGAACACGACCCACACTCAAGCCATCGGGCACGATCGTGTCAAAGGCCCAAGAGTTTGTCGATATATACCGGTACCCACCGACTCGCCCCGACCCAATATACCCACAGCCCACGCCCGATAAAACGGCAGCCAAGTGCCGGAAGGACGTATGCCTGTTACCAGATTGTTATTGCGGAGGCAAGGATATACCTG GCGATCTACCCGTTGAAAGCATACCTCAGATCGTTCTATTGACTTTTGATGATTCGGTGAATGACCTAAACAAGCAGTTGTACACGGACCTCTTCGAAAAAGGTCGCGTCAATCCCAACGGCTGCCCAATAACAGCCACTTTTTACGTCTCCCACGAATGGACTGACTACAGTCAGGTTCAGAATCTTTACGCCGATGGACATGAAATGGCCTCGCATACAGTTTC CCACAGCTTTGGCGAGCAGTTCTCGCAGAAAAAATGGACTCGTGAAATTGCCGGGCAGCGGGAGATCCTTGCTGCTTACGGCGGTGTCAAGCTATCTGATGTACGAGGCATGCGCGCACCTTTCCTCTCGGTCGGCGGTaacaaaatgtacaaaatgCTATACGACTCAAACTTCACCTACGACTCCTCCATGCCTGTCTACGAGAACCGACCACCTTCCTGGCCCTACACCCTGGATTACAAGATATTCCACGACTGTATGATTCCGCCCTGCCCAACCCGCTCTTACCCCGGGGTATGGCAAGTACCTATGGTCATGTGGCAGGATCTAAACGGAGGCCGCTGCTCGATGGGCGATGCATGTTCGAACCCGAGCGATGCAGATGGAGTAACCAAGATGATTATGAAAAATTTTGAACGTCATTACACCACGAACAG agCACCTTTCGGTCTGTTTTATCACGCTGCGTGGTTTACCCAGCCCCATCACAAGGAAGGATTCATTAAATTCCTGGACGCCATCAATGCCATGCAGGACGTGTGGATTATAACCAACTGGCAGGCGCTGCAATGGGTCAGAGACCCCACACCAACATCTCGCATTAATTCATTCCAGCCGTTCCAGTGCGACTATTCG GATCGGCCCAAACGCTGCAACAATCCGAAAGTATGTAACCTGTGGCACAAGTCTGGCGTCCGATACATGAAAACATGTCAGCCATGCCCTGACATTTACCCCTGGACTGGAAAATCCGGAATTCGATCTTCCCGCATCGATAATGAAGTTGAAGAACCGGCGGCGTAA